From Miscanthus floridulus cultivar M001 chromosome 15, ASM1932011v1, whole genome shotgun sequence, the proteins below share one genomic window:
- the LOC136508104 gene encoding rRNA biogenesis protein RRP5-like isoform X4: MPYPMVKGQLAFQTTKKIVLKLQCQSCNHYSQHPIKRCKHSEIIGDKKGKRTSVPSKINDIEGQNLVLSTKHSLINCANDIPSEISQMHPGVVVHGYICNIIEAGCFVRFLGHLTGFSAKDKAVDRRIERLSDAFYVGQSVRSHILSVNAETARVKLALQQSMCSSTDSSFIQGYFLLDQKDYYFYNDDSGVQQLFGNPQL, encoded by the exons ATGCCATACCCAATGGTTAAAGGCCAACTAGCTTTTCAG accaccaagaagattgTGCTGAAGCTGCAGTGCCAGAGCTGCAATCACTACTCACAGCACCCAATCAAG AGGTGCAAACATTCTGAGATTATTGGAGACAAGAAGGGCAAGAGAACATCTGTACCTTCAAAAATAAATG ATATTGAAGGTCAAAATTTAGTTCTTTCGACAAAGCACTCACTTATCAATTGCGCAAATGACATTCCTTCAGAGATATCGCAGATGCATCCTGGAGTTGTAGTTCAT GGTTACATCTGCAACATTATCGAAGCTGGTTGTTTCGTCCGTTTTCTCGGACATTTGACTGGTTTCTCTGCCAAGGACAAA GCAGTTGATAGGCGGATAGAAAGGCTTTCTGATGCGTTCTATGTTGGCCAGTCAGTTCGGAGTCACATACTCAGC GTAAATGCTGAAACTGCTAGAGTAAAACTCGCACTTCAACAGTCAATGTGCTCCTCAACGGATTCTTCATTTATTCAAGGATACTTTCTTCTGGATCAGAAG GACTATTACTTCTACAATGATGACAGTGGAGTACAACAATTGTTTGGGAACCCGCAACTGTGA
- the LOC136508104 gene encoding rRNA biogenesis protein RRP5-like isoform X2 yields MPYPMVKGQLAFQAKTTKKIVLKLQCQSCNHYSQHPIKRCKHSEIIGDKKGKRTSVPSKINDIEGQNLVLSTKHSLINCANDIPSEISQMHPGVVVHGYICNIIEAGCFVRFLGHLTGFSAKDKAVDRRIERLSDAFYVGQSVRSHILSVNAETARVKLALQQSMCSSTDSSFIQGYFLLDQKDYYFYNDDSGVQQLFGNPQL; encoded by the exons ATGCCATACCCAATGGTTAAAGGCCAACTAGCTTTTCAG gccaagaccaccaagaagattgTGCTGAAGCTGCAGTGCCAGAGCTGCAATCACTACTCACAGCACCCAATCAAG AGGTGCAAACATTCTGAGATTATTGGAGACAAGAAGGGCAAGAGAACATCTGTACCTTCAAAAATAAATG ATATTGAAGGTCAAAATTTAGTTCTTTCGACAAAGCACTCACTTATCAATTGCGCAAATGACATTCCTTCAGAGATATCGCAGATGCATCCTGGAGTTGTAGTTCAT GGTTACATCTGCAACATTATCGAAGCTGGTTGTTTCGTCCGTTTTCTCGGACATTTGACTGGTTTCTCTGCCAAGGACAAA GCAGTTGATAGGCGGATAGAAAGGCTTTCTGATGCGTTCTATGTTGGCCAGTCAGTTCGGAGTCACATACTCAGC GTAAATGCTGAAACTGCTAGAGTAAAACTCGCACTTCAACAGTCAATGTGCTCCTCAACGGATTCTTCATTTATTCAAGGATACTTTCTTCTGGATCAGAAG GACTATTACTTCTACAATGATGACAGTGGAGTACAACAATTGTTTGGGAACCCGCAACTGTGA
- the LOC136508104 gene encoding rRNA biogenesis protein RRP5-like isoform X1 — translation MPIGCTVWDMTNDKCFDFDEAKTTKKIVLKLQCQSCNHYSQHPIKRCKHSEIIGDKKGKRTSVPSKINDIEGQNLVLSTKHSLINCANDIPSEISQMHPGVVVHGYICNIIEAGCFVRFLGHLTGFSAKDKAVDRRIERLSDAFYVGQSVRSHILSVNAETARVKLALQQSMCSSTDSSFIQGYFLLDQKDYYFYNDDSGVQQLFGNPQL, via the exons ATGCCTATTGGCTGCACAGTTTGGGATATGACAAATGACAAATGTTTTGATTTTGATGAggccaagaccaccaagaagattgTGCTGAAGCTGCAGTGCCAGAGCTGCAATCACTACTCACAGCACCCAATCAAG AGGTGCAAACATTCTGAGATTATTGGAGACAAGAAGGGCAAGAGAACATCTGTACCTTCAAAAATAAATG ATATTGAAGGTCAAAATTTAGTTCTTTCGACAAAGCACTCACTTATCAATTGCGCAAATGACATTCCTTCAGAGATATCGCAGATGCATCCTGGAGTTGTAGTTCAT GGTTACATCTGCAACATTATCGAAGCTGGTTGTTTCGTCCGTTTTCTCGGACATTTGACTGGTTTCTCTGCCAAGGACAAA GCAGTTGATAGGCGGATAGAAAGGCTTTCTGATGCGTTCTATGTTGGCCAGTCAGTTCGGAGTCACATACTCAGC GTAAATGCTGAAACTGCTAGAGTAAAACTCGCACTTCAACAGTCAATGTGCTCCTCAACGGATTCTTCATTTATTCAAGGATACTTTCTTCTGGATCAGAAG GACTATTACTTCTACAATGATGACAGTGGAGTACAACAATTGTTTGGGAACCCGCAACTGTGA
- the LOC136508104 gene encoding rRNA biogenesis protein RRP5-like isoform X3: MTNDKCFDFDEAKTTKKIVLKLQCQSCNHYSQHPIKRCKHSEIIGDKKGKRTSVPSKINDIEGQNLVLSTKHSLINCANDIPSEISQMHPGVVVHGYICNIIEAGCFVRFLGHLTGFSAKDKAVDRRIERLSDAFYVGQSVRSHILSVNAETARVKLALQQSMCSSTDSSFIQGYFLLDQKDYYFYNDDSGVQQLFGNPQL; the protein is encoded by the exons ATGACAAATGACAAATGTTTTGATTTTGATGAggccaagaccaccaagaagattgTGCTGAAGCTGCAGTGCCAGAGCTGCAATCACTACTCACAGCACCCAATCAAG AGGTGCAAACATTCTGAGATTATTGGAGACAAGAAGGGCAAGAGAACATCTGTACCTTCAAAAATAAATG ATATTGAAGGTCAAAATTTAGTTCTTTCGACAAAGCACTCACTTATCAATTGCGCAAATGACATTCCTTCAGAGATATCGCAGATGCATCCTGGAGTTGTAGTTCAT GGTTACATCTGCAACATTATCGAAGCTGGTTGTTTCGTCCGTTTTCTCGGACATTTGACTGGTTTCTCTGCCAAGGACAAA GCAGTTGATAGGCGGATAGAAAGGCTTTCTGATGCGTTCTATGTTGGCCAGTCAGTTCGGAGTCACATACTCAGC GTAAATGCTGAAACTGCTAGAGTAAAACTCGCACTTCAACAGTCAATGTGCTCCTCAACGGATTCTTCATTTATTCAAGGATACTTTCTTCTGGATCAGAAG GACTATTACTTCTACAATGATGACAGTGGAGTACAACAATTGTTTGGGAACCCGCAACTGTGA